Proteins from one Naumovozyma castellii chromosome 3, complete genome genomic window:
- the MET22 gene encoding 3'(2'),5'-bisphosphate nucleotidase (ancestral locus Anc_3.157) codes for MVFEKELLLATQAVRKASLLTKRIQSEVIAHRDSTTITKTDNSPVTIGDYAAQTIIINAIKANFPDDKIVGEESAEGLEDGFVSEILKEIEINDTVFQGEYSNDDDVGFKFVDKSFPLKSIEDVKQIINFGDYEGGRQGRFWCLDPIDGTKGFLRGEQFAVCLALIVDGVVQVGCIGCPNLTLSDYTDSVKDIPGHESFGYIFRAVRGSGAFYSTASIAKEWTQIHVRDIKNTNEMITLEGVEKGHSSHDEQSQIKEQLGVTKSLHLDSQVKYCILALGLADLYLRLPIKMSYEEKIWDHGAGNVIVHEAGGFHTDSMKDVPLDFGCGRTLKTKGVIASSGPKELHDLIVATSKKVISQRK; via the coding sequence ATGGTATTCGAAAAGGAATTGTTGCTAGCCACTCAAGCAGTCCGTAAAGCGTCTCTTCTCACCAAGAGGATTCAATCTGAAGTGATCGCACACAGGGATTCCACCACCATTACAAAGACTGATAATTCACCCGTGACCATCGGTGATTATGCTGCACAAAcaatcatcatcaatgCTATCAAGGCTAACTTCCCAGATGACAAAATTGTCGGTGAGGAATCTGCCGAAGGTTTGGAGGATGGGTTTGTCTCTGAAATCCTAAAGGagattgaaattaatgataCCGTTTTCCAAGGGGAATACTCGaacgatgatgatgttggATTCAAGTTTGTGGATAAAAGTTTCCCATTGAAGTCTATTGAAGATGTTaaacaaattattaatttcgGGGATTACGAAGGAGGTAGACAAGGGAGATTTTGGTGTTTGGATCCAATTGATGGTACCAAGGGGTTCTTGAGAGGAGAACAATTCGCTGTCTGTTTAGCATTAATTGTGGATGGTGTTGTCCAAGTTGGGTGCATTGGCTGTCCTAATTTAACCCTAAGTGATTATACTGACTCTGTGAAGGATATTCCAGGCCATGAATCATTTGGTTACATCTTCCGTGCTGTAAGAGGCTCAGGTGCCTTCTATTCCACTGCATCAATTGCTAAAGAATGGACTCAGATCCACGTAAGAGACATAAAGAACACTAATGAGATGATCACTTTGGAAGGTGTGGAAAAGGGTCATTCCTCTCACGACGAACAATCCCAAATTAAGGAACAACTGGGTGTAACAAAGTCATTACATTTAGACTCGCAGGTGAAATACTGTATTCTAGCGCTTGGATTAGCAGATCTTTACTTGCGTTTACCTATTAAGATGTCTTACGAGGAAAAGATTTGGGATCATGGGGCCGGAAATGTTATCGTCCATGAAGCTGGAGGGTTCCACACTGATTCTATGAAAGATGTTCCATTGGATTTTGGTTGTGGGAGAACCTTAAAGACTAAAGGTGTGATTGCTTCCAGTGGTCCTAAGGAATTACACGATTTGATTGTGGCTACATCCAAGAAAGTCATTTCCCAAAGAAAGTAG